A window of the Parvularcula bermudensis HTCC2503 genome harbors these coding sequences:
- a CDS encoding AEC family transporter, translating into MLDTLVVISPVFILVGAGATACWTGVISQATVDGTMSFVLKIAVPVLLFRELARLDLALVFQPALLLSFYLAAFTAYTIGIVVARFVIGRDLPDAVVIGFGALFSNSLLLGIPITFQSFGPESVAGNYAIIAFHSPLTYLVGLTVMEMVLAGRSGMRSLPRKVGGAMFRNAIMVGIAAGILANLLSLAPTGPVGAATEMLAATAFPAALFSLGGVLTRIPIKRSFGAAAMVASLSLLVHPAIAFLLGVGVFGLDKAGVVSAVMTAAMPTGVNGFIFAQLYGRATGAAASAVFLATLLSVLTIPLWIMLLNTVLG; encoded by the coding sequence ATGTTAGACACGTTGGTGGTCATTTCGCCGGTCTTCATTCTTGTGGGGGCCGGGGCGACGGCGTGCTGGACGGGGGTCATCAGCCAAGCGACTGTGGACGGGACGATGTCCTTCGTCCTCAAGATCGCTGTCCCGGTGCTCCTGTTCAGGGAGCTGGCGCGGCTTGATTTGGCATTGGTGTTCCAGCCAGCCCTCTTGCTCAGTTTCTACCTTGCCGCCTTCACGGCCTATACGATCGGTATCGTTGTTGCCCGCTTTGTCATTGGGCGGGATCTGCCCGATGCGGTGGTCATCGGTTTCGGGGCGTTGTTCTCCAACTCGCTCCTATTGGGGATTCCCATCACCTTCCAATCCTTCGGGCCGGAATCAGTGGCGGGGAATTACGCGATCATCGCGTTTCATTCGCCCCTTACCTATCTTGTCGGCCTCACCGTAATGGAAATGGTGCTTGCGGGGCGCAGCGGGATGCGGTCATTGCCGCGAAAGGTCGGGGGGGCGATGTTTCGCAACGCCATTATGGTGGGGATCGCGGCGGGGATCCTGGCCAATTTATTGTCGCTGGCCCCCACGGGCCCCGTCGGCGCCGCCACAGAGATGCTGGCGGCCACCGCCTTTCCCGCCGCCTTGTTCAGCCTTGGCGGCGTCCTGACGCGCATCCCGATCAAACGCTCCTTTGGGGCGGCGGCGATGGTGGCTAGCCTGTCTTTGCTGGTTCATCCCGCCATCGCGTTTCTATTGGGGGTCGGCGTATTCGGGCTCGACAAGGCGGGGGTCGTTTCGGCGGTGATGACGGCGGCCATGCCCACCGGCGTGAACGGCTTCATCTTTGCCCAGCTCTATGGGCGCGCCACAGGGGCGGCGGCGAGCGCCGTCTTCCTCGCGACTTTGCTCTCCGTTCTGACGATCCCTTTATGGATCATGCTCCTCAATACTGTCTTGGGCTGA